In Oreochromis aureus strain Israel breed Guangdong linkage group 20, ZZ_aureus, whole genome shotgun sequence, the following are encoded in one genomic region:
- the pik3cd gene encoding phosphatidylinositol 4,5-bisphosphate 3-kinase catalytic subunit delta isoform: MPPGKYGMQEEWEKEGDQAINMDFLLPTGIFLKFPVSRNDTIKNIKKMVWKNARSEALFCGLGDPDGYVFTCINETAEREELEEESRRISDVRPFMCVLRLVAREGDRVEKLTNAQISLLIGKGLHEFEAQKNDEVNEFRTKMRVFCEEKAQDRQSLPWQKWMEYSFPCELEPCCSLPQSLKSKNIKKIFINVKFEASDESFMLQQDPHDQPLALMKSALKKKATVFRLMRQEPEDYTLQVNGRWDFIYGKHPLCQFKYIFSCLRNGQNPHLTMVHYSTITKYQEEQGRMCSQVYKSRSLSRPPPLPLKKQNTSSLWSINEPFHIHLVQGKRVNADEGMKLVVQAGLFHGSELLCKVVTSSEVTVSSEPLWNQKLEFDINVADLPRMSRLCFALYGVIEKTKKPRGTKKKNKKADCPIAWVNTMVFDYKDQLKTGEFHLSTWPSVPDDKSDLLNPMGTVEKNPNVDSAAELLIHFPNIRPHPLYYPPLEKICDMERNGDLSLANKEEYFKLKEIMDNKNYTEFFEDEKELLWKLRTEVRDHYPESLSKLLLITKWNKREDVVQMVNLLRNWPDLPAIHALELLDYSFPDPAVRSFTIRCLRKLSDDELLHYLIQLVQVLKYESYLDCDLTTFLLERALSNRRIGHFLFWHLRSETHVASVGLRFGLILEAYCRGNIHHIKLLTKQNEALGKMKALSDFVKLGSQKVTAEDLKQCIRQESYLEALSDLLSPLNPSIILSEICTDRCRFMDSKMKPLWLMFKNPAVEGDMVGIIFKNGDDLRQDMLTLQMIQLMENLWKKEGLDLRMIPYGCLSTGNKMGLIEVVKNSDTIANIQRNSSNSAATAAFNKDALLNWLKSKNPEDKLDQAIEEFTLSCAGYCVATYVLGIGDRHNDNIMIRETGQLFHIDFGHFLGNFKRKLGINRERVPFILTYDFVHVIQQGRTNNSEKFERFREYCERAYKILCRNGTLFVNLFAMMKAAGLPELTSFKDIQYLKDSLALGKTEDEALKNFKVKFNEALRESWKTKVNWMMHSLAKDNRP; this comes from the exons ATGCCCCCAGGGAAGTATGGGATGCAGGAGGAGTGGGAGAAGGAGGGGGACCAGGCGATCAACATGGACTTCCTGCTGCCTACTGGGATCTTCCTCAAATTCCCCGTGTCTCGAAACGACACcatcaaaaacatcaaaaag ATGGTTTGGAAAAATGCGAGAAGTGAGGCCCTGTTCTGTGGACTCGGCGATCCTGATGGATACGTCTTCACCTGCATCAACGAGACGGCGGAAAGGGAAGAACTGGAGGAAGAATCGAGGCGCATAAGTGATGTGCGGCCCTTCATGTGCGTCCTGAGGCTGGTGGCGAGGGAGGGCGACCGGGTGGAGAAACTCACCAACGCCCAAATTAGCCTGTTAATTGGCAAAG GTCTGCATGAGTTTGAAGCTCAGAAGAATGACGAGGTAAATGAGTTTCGGACCAAGATGAGGGTGTTTTGCGAAGAAAAGGCTCAAGATCGACAGAGTCTGCCCTGGCAGAAGTGGATGGAGTACAGCTTCCCATGTGAACTGGAGCCATGCTGTTCCCTGCCGCAGAGCCTCAAGTCAAAAAACATCAAGAAGATCTTCATTAATGTCAAGTTTGAGGCTTCTGAC GAAAGCTTCATGCTACAGCAGGACCCTCATGACCAACCCTTGGCTCTGATGAAGAGCGCTCTGAAGAAGAAGGCTACCGTTTTCCGCTTAATGCGACAGGAACCTGAAGACTACACCTTACAGGTCAACGGGAGATGGGATTTCATCTATGGGAAACACCCACTGTGTCAGTTCAAA TACATCTTCTCGTGCTTGAGAAATGGCCAGAACCCCCACCTCACCATGGTGCACTACTCCACCATCACCAAATATCAGGAGGAGCAGGGCAGAATGTGCAGCCAGGTGTACAAGAGTCGCTCCTTATCCAGACCTCCTCCTCTGCCACTGAAGAAG CAAAACACCTCCTCTCTGTGGTCCATCAATGAGCCTTTCCACATTCACCTGGTGCAAGGCAAACGAGTCAATGCAGACGAGGGAATGAAG CTTGTAGTGCAGGCTGGTCTGTTCCATGGCAGCGAGCTGCTCTGTAAGGTGGTGACGAGCTCGGAGGTGACAGTGAGCTCCGAGCCGCTGTGGAATCAGAAGCTGGAGTTTGACATAAACGTGGCCGACCTGCCCCGCATGAGCCGCCTGTGTTTCGCGCTCTACGGCGTCATCGAAAAGACCAAGAAGCCCCGCGGCAccaaaaagaagaacaagaaagcG gATTGTCCAATAGCCTGGGTGAACACCATGGTGTTTGACTACAAGGACCAGCTGAAGACTGGGGAGTTCCACTTATCCACATGGCCGTCTGTTCCTG ATGACAAAAGTGACCTGCTGAACCCGATGGGAACTGTTGAGAAGAACCCTAACGTGGACAGCGCCGCTGAGCTTCTTATTCATTTTCCCAACATCCGGCCACACCCCCTCTACTACCCTCCACTTGAAAAG ATATGTGACATGGAGAGGAACGGTGATCTAAGTTTAGCCAATAAGGAAGAG TACTTTAAGCTCAAGGAAATCATGGACAACAAAAACTACACTGAGTTTTTTGAGGACGAGAAAGAGCTCCTGTGGAAGCTCCGCACCGAAGTCCGCGATCATTATCCTGAAAGTCTGTCCAAGCTCCTCCTCATCACCAAGTGGAATAAGCGTGAGGATGTAGTTCAG ATGGTGAATTTACTGAGGAACTGGCCAGACCTCCCTGCCATTCACGCCTTGGAGCTCTTAGACTACAGTTTTCCCGACCCAGCGGTTCGTTCTTTCACTATCAGATGCCTCAGAAAGCTCAG TGATGATGAGCTGCTTCATTACCTAATCCAGCTGGTCCAGGTCCTGAAGTACGAGTCCTACCTGGACTGTGACCTTACCACTTTCTTGTTAGAACGCGCACTGTCCAACAGGAGGATcggacattttctgttttggcaTCTCAG GTCAGAGACTCATGTGGCATCTGTGGGTTTGCGCTTTGGCCTGATTCTGGAGGCCTACTGCAGGGGAAATATCCATCACATCAAGCTCTTAACCAAACAG AATGAGGCTCTGGGCAAAATGAAGGCCCTGAGTGATTTTGTCAAGCTGGGCTCCCAGAAGGTGACAGCAGAGGACCTGAAGCAGTGTATCAGACAAGAGTCCTACCTGGAGGCCCTGTCAGACCTTCTGTCACCACTCAACCCGAGCATCATCCTCTCTGAGATCTG TACTGATAGATGCAGATTTATGGACTCCAAGATGAAGCCACTCTGGCTGATGTTCAAGAATCCCGCAGTTGAAGGAGACATGGTGGGCATTATCTTCAAAAATGGAGATG ACCTTCGACAAGACATGCTGACCCTGCAGATGATCCAGCTCATGGAGAATCTGTGGAAGAAAGAAGGTCTGGATCTCAG GATGATCCCGTACGGCTGCCTGTCGACCGGGAACAAAATGGGGCTCATCGAGGTTGTGAAGAACTCTGACACAATTGCCAACATCCAGCGTAACAGCAGCAACAGCGCCGCTACCGCTGCCTTCAACAAGGACGCCTTGCTTAACTGGCTCAAATCGAAGAATCCCGA GGACAAACTTGATCAAGCGATAGAGGAGTTCACGCTGTCGTGCGCTGGCTACTGTGTAGCTACTTACGTCTTGGGCATTGGAGATCGTCACAACGACAACATCATGATCAGGGAAACTGGACAG CTGTTCCACATTGATTTTGGGCACTTCCTGGGCAACTTCAAGCGGAAACTTGGGATCAACAGGGAGCGTGTGCCTTTTATCCTGACGTATGACTTTGTCCATGTGATCCAGCAAGGACGGACAAACAACAGTGAGAAATTTGAGAg GTTCAGGGAGTACTGTGAGCGGGCCTATAAGATCCTGTGTCGGAACGGGACGCTGTTTGTCAACCTCTTCGCCATGATGAAGGCAGCGGGGCTACCTGAACTCACGTCCTTCAAAGACATACAGTATCTAAAG gactCTTTAGCGCTGGGCAAAACAGAGGACGAGGCACTGAAGAACTTCAAAGTAAAGTTCAACGAAGCCTTGCGGGAAAGCTGGAAGACCAAGGTCAACTGGATGATGCACTCACTGGCCAAAGATAATAGACCATGA
- the tmem201 gene encoding transmembrane protein 201, producing METLSKLLLEYPELMYSGVGATAFVAGGALIYKIATRKKPTHASVNCWFCNQNTVVPYGNRNCWDCPNCDQYNGFQENGDYNKPIPAQYMEHLNHGISGSLPSSETPKTLQWVNCQMLLCRKCNNNQSAKIKQLASYIPRDDENYDEEIEAYKHHLEQTYKLCRPCQTAVEYYIKYQNRQLRTVLLNNQLRRTRESDMGFVKSAQSLSSPMGVVLLRALAFLICAFLAATIFCELPDQPSSPDGSQTLSGGVAPPKPQVHNESAPTDNSSRVLPVWQSLLELIPDKAIENAELAWQHGKDNQLAVVSVGLLTCLTGIFLAGAARLRRIDAVASVLWFFILCLYMAESYMTDALSWMYTTKLVGISLCCLVSFAAAVATRKPLGARRARYRRYLAGSSTVPPLSSTDVADTFIPTPPPNLSQLINRHHGRHERKASPSSLPGRLNRALCLGTMPSLTRTDSGYLFSGSRPASQYKDSQSSDYFSLKSGSRPSSPGPSPTPSVAGSVTSSSGSARQRRPLISPARLNIGGQRLRLFSAEPEPTLMFPPASPSHFLSEPTPSVYSGCFSPDVSPFQSQNDLSSLLRDGSVIEEEEKRSSSSGSSACLVGTTTQCPEGRHSPKDFAKRLIWPGLLFASLTANLFFGCLYLYNNWR from the exons ATGGAGACGCTTAGCAAGCTTTTGCTGGAATACCCTGAATTGATGTACAGCGGAGTCGGAGCTACGGCGTTTGTCGCCGGCGGAGCGCTCATATATAAAATTGCCACAAG AAAGAAGCCCACCCATGCAAGTGTTAACTGCTGGTTCTGTAATCAGAACACAGTTGTGCCCTATGGGAACAGGAACTGCTGGGATTGCCCCAATTGCGACCAGTACAATGGCTTCCAGGAG AATGGGGACTACAACAAGCCCATTCCTGCTCAGTACATGGAGCATCTAAATCATGGCATATCTGGAAGCCTTCCTTCATCGGAGACACCTAAGACTCTGCAGTGGGTCAACTGTCAGATGCTGCTTTGTCGGAAGTGTAATAACAACCAGTCTGCAAAGATCAAACAGTTAGCCTCGTATATCCCGAGGGATGAT GAGAACTACGATGAGGAAATTGAAGCCTACAAGCATCACCTGGAGCAGACTTATAAGTTATGCAGGCCATGTCAGACAGCAGTGGAGTACTACATTAAATATCAGAACCGCCAGCTTCGTACGGTGCTTCTTAATAATCAGCTGCGGCGCACCCGGGAGTCAGACATGGGCTTTGTAAAG AGTGCCCAGTCCCTGTCCTCTCCCATGGGAGTCGTACTCTTGCGGGCCCTTGCCTTCCTAATATGTGCTTTCCTTGCTGCCACAATTTTCTGTGAATTGCCAGACCAGCCTTCGTCACCTGATGGCTCGCAGACATTAAGTGGTGGGGTTGCTCCTCCAAAGCCTCAAGTCCACAATGAGTCTGCCCCCACTGATAACAGCAGCAGAGTGTTGCCTGTGTGGCAGAGTCTGCTGGAGCTGATCCCAGATAAGGCCATAGAAAATGCCGAGCTTGCGTGGCAGCATGGGAAGGACAACCAGCTGGCTGTAGTCTCTGTTGGCCTGTTAACTTGTCTCACTGGTATCTTCTTAGCAGGAGCTGCAAG GTTGAGGAGAATTGATGCTGTAGCCTCTGTCCTGTGGTTCTTCATCCTGTGCCTCTACATGGCTGAGAGCTACATGACTGATGCCTTGAGCTGGATGTACACGACGAAGCTTGTTGGCATCTCCCTCTGTTGCCTCGTCAGCTTTGCTGCTGCCGTGGCAACTCGTAAACCGCTGGGCGCACGGAGAGCCAGATACCGAAG ATACCTTGCAGGAAGCTCCACAGTCCCTCCTTTGAGCTCCACAGATGTGGCGGACACTTTCATCCCCACTCCACCCCCTAACCTCTCCCAGCTCATCAACCGCCACCACGGTCGTCACGAGCGCAAGGCTTCCCCCTCCTCTCTGCCCGGGCGTCTCAACAGAGCCCTGTGCCTcggcaccatgccctccctcaCCAGGACAG attCTGGTTACCTGTTTAGTGGAAGCAGACCAGCCTCACAGTACAAAGATTCACAATCTTCAG ACTACTTTTCGCTCAAGTCTGGGAGCCGCCCATCATCCCCGGGTCCCTCCCCAACTCCTTCGGTAGCTGGTTCTGTTACATCCAGTTCAGGTTCTGCCAGACAACGGCGTCCCCTCATCAGCCCCGCTCGTCTCAACATTGGTGGCCAGAGACTCCGGCTTTTCTCAGCAGAGCCAGAACCCACGCTCATGTTCCCACCTGCGTCTCCATCACATTTCCTGTCTGAGCCGACCCCTTCGGTTTACAGCGGCTGCTTTTCACCCGACGTGTCACCCTTTCAAAGTCAAAATG ATTTGAGCTCCTTGTTAAGAGACGGTAGTGTTATTGAAGAGGAAGAGAAGCGAAGCAGCTCCTCGGGATCATCTGCTTGCCTGGTCGGTACTACAACTCAGTGTCCAGAGGGCAGACATTCTCCAAAAG ATTTTGCGAAGCGTCTCATATGGCCGGGGCTTTTGTTTGCAAGCCTGACTGCCAACCTGTTCTTCGGCTGCCTCTACTTGTACAACAACTGGAGATGA